From the genome of Medicago truncatula cultivar Jemalong A17 chromosome 2, MtrunA17r5.0-ANR, whole genome shotgun sequence:
AGGTCATGTAACTGAAGGTAACAGAGGATGGAACCAACTTTGTCAGACTGGAACACTTAGAAACAATTAATCTTTCAAGAAAATGTAAAACGGGGTCCATCTGAAATCCTTCTTTGCATATACATTGAAGCTTGCTCAGGTGCCATAAGTCCAACTGTTTGAGTTGCGGCCTAATTTGAGTTTCCTTTTCAGTTCTAATGATTTGTTCGCCTTGGAATATGTCCGTGAAGGAACTCCACTGGACCAACAAGCTTTCGGAATTAGGAACATTTTTCAGGAACCAATATGGAAAAGTAGATTCTTCATTGTAGAACTCACACACGGCAATGTGtctgatgttgttgaattgaaccCCTGAATACTGGCTCTGCAATATCATGCCAAAATCTTTACTGTTCAAGTTCAAATTCTCCACATTAGCAAGTACCTGTTGCAAAaactaaatcaaaataaaacattttgcttctatatttttaaaacaataaaaaatattctatttGTGATAATAGAATAATAACTCAAGTTAATTATCAATTATAATAGACatgttgaataatttattttcaaattaacaaaCATTGAAAAACAGCTCAAATTTGTACATGTATATTTAACGCTACCCATACCTCTTCAATCACAAAGAGAGGTTGATATTTTGAGATATTGAGCTCATCATTTCTTGAGCTTTCTTGTTGTCTCAAAGGTTCTTCCTTAAATAGATCTATTCTTGGACATCTGAACAACTTGATTGTTTTCAAAGATTTACattgaagagaatgagcccCAACAAAGAATGTCTTAAGTTTGGGCAAATCTTCAAGTGTGATGGATGTTAAATGAGGAAACACAAACTTAACTATCTCACATGTTCCTTCGTCCTTGGCAACGATTTCTTGAATCCCACAGTTACTTACTTTCAGACTTTGAAGTTGCATTATATCTCTAGCCACTGAGAGTGGAAAGAGGCTTATCAAACTTTCACATTCCTtaacatatacatcatttatattttgaaacctCATAGTGTAATGTGGATCCTCCTTCCATACATGCTTCAATTTTGGAAGATTAGatagttttaatttcttcaattgaGTAGAATTCCGCTCAACAATTTCTTCTGCAAATTcacctttcaaatcaaaaacTGCTTCTAATGAATTACAATCCTCCACATCTAATTCTTCCAGGTTCATCAGCACTTCTAGTAAGTTAGGTTGAAAGAGAACATAggataaaaaatcacatttatgaACCACTAGATACTTCAAACTCCTAAATGTGTTTTGCTCAAGCTGACCATACCACAAGTCTTTTAACTCGGGATATTCAGATAGGTTAAAATGCTTGAAACTACCAAATGCCACCTATAAAAACAATTGTATTGCGAGTTAGTTTAAACAAACGtagtagtaaaaatataatgcatgtacaaaatagttttttacaCACTAATTATTGTAAAACTACatttaaaaattctattcattttaaattaaggatagtaataataattttctctaacaataaattttaaatttagtccAGTCAAAAGAAATATTAGTATTTGGTAGTTAGTGGGTAGATTGTTAGTAGATAAATGCTCTATATATAGGATGTAATCACCTATAACACGACTTTaagttttttctcttctttccgTGGATTTAATGTTTctcaacattatttttttaacaaacctaAAAAGTATGCTATTATTAAGCATTAGTAAGCTATAAGTTCACATATTAAACTATTATATggtgttttgttttataaataacCACCTCTGTTTTTTTCcaaaatgataatttatattatcattatatttttctaaacgctaaattttctttcaattgaaGTGCTTTATATATACTAGTGTTGGACGAGCTAACACTAGTATATTGCGATATACTTTTAAAATCTCCAAATAGTTGTTTTTCCACAAAGTTTCTAACAttgtaaattaaaaatcaactattattcatccaaagaaaacaaaagaaaatagaaaccCAAATCATTATATTGTTACACAAGAAGTAAAGTGGTAAATAAACATACCTTATCTTTAAACATGTTGTATATTGTATCGTTTAAGTTTCCCTTCCAAAGCCATTTTGGATTATTTTCTGCAATTTTGACTTTTTGTAGAATTGGTGTACTTGTGCTTCCCGTTGAAAAAGTCTTCATGCGAGGACATTCCCTCACAATTACATTCTCCAACAATGGAAACTTCATGAAACACTTGCTAGAGCAAAATTTGAtgattctgggcaaacattccaattttaaaatttgtaaacTTATAAAAGCAATGTCAACATTTTCTACTCCAGTAATTATTTCTTCAAGTGAATTGCAGTCTTCTATCTTCAGCAGTGTGAGCTTGTCCAAACTTCGCGCCGTAGGAGTTGTGAATATATATTTTAGCCCATTGCATTTTATTATCTCCAACTGCGTCAGATGATTAAGGGTGACAGAGGAAGGCATCAAATTTGTCAAACTAGGACAACTAAAAACATTTAAGCattcaaggaactcaagaactTGGTCAATTTGGAATCCTTCCTCACATATATGTTGAAGTTCAGGTAATGCACTCAATGTGAGTGTTTTGATATGTGTGCGAGTCTTCTCACTTATTTCTCCTTTATCGCAGAATATCTTCTTGAAGCAACTCCGCTCAACAATTAGTTCTTCAAGAGTATGCACATTTTCAAGAAACCAATAAGGAAAGCTAGCATCTTCAGTGTCATAGCTACTCAAGCCAATACATGTCATTTTGCTAAAGAGGACACTTGAGTTTTGGGTTTGCAATATCATGTCGGCATCTTCCTGTACCATCATCAACAACTCCAAGTTTGGAATCACCTAAATCATATTTAAACAAAACGATGATTACTATTGACTAAAAGAATACAAATGTAAAAgaattaaacattttaaaaagtttttgggTTGTCTTAAATTGTTCCAAATTTATAAATGAATACAAATGTAATAATTGTTTGGTATTTCAAAAGAATAACAccagctttaaaaaaaaaaacacacacacacacacacacagacaaGTCATGcagaatatttaattttatgcatacCTCTTCGGCAATGAAAAGTGGTTGTTTCGTTGAAACAGAGTGTTTATCATCttgaaaatttgacttttttgtaGATAGAGTTCTGAACAAATTCAACTTTGTACAATCGGCAACATGAATTTTACTCAAACATGGACATAGCAGAGTATGATTTCTAGCATAGAAACCATTGAGTTTATGTAAGTTCCAAAGCAATAAAGTACTCAGTTGATTAAACTCAAATGTGGGAGCTGCATTCGCGCTAGATTCTTTCTCCTCTGCAACAATTTCTTTCATGTTTGCACAAGATTGTATAAGAAGTTCCTTGAGATGTGAACAACGAGTGGCTACGGAGAATGGTAATAGATATTCCAAGCTTCTACAACCATCTAGTTGTACAtttattagattttgaaaactaaGAATTCCTTCAGGATCTCCACTCCATATCTTTTTCAACTCCCACAATCCATTTAAAGTAACTTCTTTCAAATGTGATGTATCATCTTCattgttattttcattcaaaGTCAATTCAAATATCTCTTCAACTAAAGCACAATTTCTAACCTCCAACTTTTCTAGCtcaatatatgttttttgcaatgaagaaggaaaaaccACCACAATTTTCTTGCAATTGTTCACTTGCAACATCTTCAATGTTTTAAATTGGTAATGCCATATTGTCTTCAAGTTGTCCATATCCTTCAAtatgattttttctaatttcaaaaaatgatCCTATGAATTCATGAATAACCATCATCagtataaataattatttaaattgcaAGCGGGAGATAGTAgaattaccatacctctttcaATGCATTATTTCTGTCTTTTTTAGCTATTATCTCCTCCATCATAGGACAATTACTTATTTCAAGGTGTTTGAGGTTCATAAAACTTTCAACCAAAGTAGAGGGGAATAAATACTTCAATCCAACACAATTATCGACAATCAAGCTAGTCAAGTTGCACATAGATTGATGATTGTCAtcccaaatttgattcaaattgaGAAGTGAGCTCAATTTAAGGGTGTCCAAATTAGGAAATGCAACctacataaaaacaaattaacagaAATCATTAGTCTTATAATATGAAACATTGAAACAACATATAACTAATAgtataattaaaaagtaaaaactatgAAACAGTATGAAGTCTTCAAATACAAGaatctatttaaatatttttaagaataaaaactAACTTATAACTAATAGTAtgcttataattttttgaatgacTTTTATTATCACATCTATTGTAGTTTCTTGGAAAAAATAAgcattatagtttttttaacagaaaataTTAATCTTGTTAATTTACTcagttgtttttttcttcactaAACGTACCAATTTATATCATTTGTATCTAAAGaagctaaaaacaaaataacataccTGAGCATTGAAAAATGGTGTAGTAGAAGCATATGGCTCTAGACCTTGATACTTTTCCTTACTTCTATGATGTGTCAAATAATCAGAGGCGAAATTATCAAGTGTCTCCAAATGTTCTAAAGTTAAAGAACGCAATAGAAGAAACTCAATTTTTTCATCAGTGATATCATTATTTGCACTTGATTTGTTATCTCCGAACACTATCTCCTTCATAGAATTGCACTCGGAAACTTCAATCTTAGAAATGTGGGAAAGTTCTTTGACCATTTCATAGGAGAATAGATATTTTAATTGGACGCAATTTTTGACTTTGATAACACTGAGATTTCCAAAAGAAGTAATTGAAGGTTGACCATGACAAACATGCTCCAAGTTTTTAAGATTAAAAAGTACTAGTGTTTCCAAGATGGGAAAAGACACATGGATTTGATTCCTCTCTTTAGAGTCAACAATGTGCTTCAAGTTTGCATTATTTTGGAGGTGAAGATGTTTCAGAAATGGAAATCCTTCCCCATTTAGTTGATAAAGCACATTTTGAATTCCATCTACATCATCCAAGTACAAATTCTCAACGCATTTAATCAATGTTTTAATTCCGTGCTCCAAATGTATGTTTGTACCAAGTTTGAGCATCAATGTTTTTAAGGTTCCATCCATAATGTCAAACCAGTCCCATACATCTCCAATagctattttatatctttccagCTTCTCAAACATCAATTGCAAGTCCCTTGGCAACATCCAAGTCTCACGAACTTGTAATTCTAGAGCTGTCAAGTTGGTTAGTTTTCGAAGCTCGGCGAGACTagcattttcattttgaacagtTGAATTCACATCTTTCCAATTAAAAGAGGTATTTCCCATGTACAACTCCTCCAATTTAGTTAAACTTGATATGATGTTGGGTGGGACCACTTCTATTCCTGAATGGCTCAAATCAAGCATTTTCAATTGAGTCAATTTCCCTATTTCTCTTGGCAACTTGATCATTGAAGATTTCCCGAGTCTAAGAATTTCTAAATTTTGCAAAGCTTCTATTGCATCCATATTTTCCAAAAtgcaaaaatccaaaaataatgTTTGAAGGTCTGTTAGCAACCTAAATGATGTGGGTAATGATGACAAGTTCAAGTATGTTAAATCTAGCACTCTAAGGCTTCTCATACCCTTAAAAAAAGTATCGGGGATTTCTAAAGATTGATTCTTACTGAACAAAGTGAAAAGCTTAATGTTTGGACAATCAATCGTTTGAAGAATCTCGTGCATATCACACCTATCCAGAATGATCTGCGTgcaccttttaaaaaaatccttGGTTGGCCATTCCTTATCAGATTGTTCTCTTAGAAGTACATGTTTGTCCCTACGTGCTACGGAGATAGCAAAATCACGAACAAAGTCGTGCATTTGGATATTTCCGTCTGTTTTAACTTCAAGCAAAAGACATCTTGCCTCCAAAGATTTGATTATTGTGTAAAGTCTGTTTCTTGCATCATCCATGACATTAATATGCTTCAATATGTCCAACCCCATTGCAACTTTCAGAAAGTACTCTATGTTTTCACCTATCGGTAATGCAAAAAGCAAGAAGAGAGCCCTCATTTCATCACTCTCCAATGAGTTGTAACTCAATTCCAAAGCAGAATAAGTTCCAGAGTCCATCTCTGTATGATCATTACTTTGTAATTTCCTTAATGCATCTTTCCAAGATTGAACATCCTTCTTATATTTCATTGCACACGCTACTGTCACTACCCTAAGAGGCAAACCTGCACATTTTTGGGCCACTTGAAACGGTACATCTTTCAAATTGCTATCTTTAACTGCATCCCCTACCATAAATTGAAATAAGCTCCATGTCTCCTTTTCGCTCATAAGTTCAACTTTGAAAGTGAAATCCTTTGGAACATCCATTTGCAGcaacacttcttgatttctGCATGTCATCAACAATTTGCAACCATTATGTTCATTACTATATGGAATCCCCACTGTTTTCAAATCAAGTATGGTCCATATGTTATCTAGAATGATAAGGATACTTTTCTCCAGCTTGATTCTTTGTCTTAGACGTTGTGCTCTGCCAAGAATAGTCTCCTCTTCGAATCGCAGACCCAAGAAATCTGCAATCTCCCCTTGAATTCTTTTAATGTCTGGATTTTTCGATACTTCTGCCTTAACCACTTTATCGAACAATTTATGTTCCTTGGCTATTTGAGCAACTTTCTCCACCAGAGTGGTCTTACCCACCCCACCCAACCCATAAACTCCAATGTTGTGTGAATTAAGATCTGCTAAAGCCTTCACAATGTCCTCCTTAAGCAACTCCCTTGTGTCGTACTTTTCACCATCTCTTGTTGAGGAGGAGGCTACTACATCTAGAGGGGGAAGGTAACCAACTTGATCAAAAATCCCTTTTCCGTGAACTTGAACAAcatcttttgtaatttttctgGCTTTCCTACCAAGTTGATGACGTAAAATCAAGTTGGGGAACGGCCATGCTGAGCACCTTACATTGGCACGACGAGGATCGTTTTGAAGCCCATTTGCCTTTTCAATGACCCCGTTCACTTTCTCTAACCAATTCAAAACatccttttcaatttctttacCATTTCCCCTTTCTCTGTCAACCGAATGGATCATTCTTTCTCTTGCAGCCTGAAGGCTTTCAACATTCTCCATTAACGTCTTGAAGTAACCTTTGTAGAATATCA
Proteins encoded in this window:
- the LOC25487592 gene encoding uncharacterized protein isoform X1, with protein sequence MEILTSVVAKIAEYTVEPIGRQASYLIFYKGYFKTLMENVESLQAARERMIHSVDRERGNGKEIEKDVLNWLEKVNGVIEKANGLQNDPRRANVRCSAWPFPNLILRHQLGRKARKITKDVVQVHGKGIFDQVGYLPPLDVVASSSTRDGEKYDTRELLKEDIVKALADLNSHNIGVYGLGGVGKTTLVEKVAQIAKEHKLFDKVVKAEVSKNPDIKRIQGEIADFLGLRFEEETILGRAQRLRQRIKLEKSILIILDNIWTILDLKTVGIPYSNEHNGCKLLMTCRNQEVLLQMDVPKDFTFKVELMSEKETWSLFQFMVGDAVKDSNLKDVPFQVAQKCAGLPLRVVTVACAMKYKKDVQSWKDALRKLQSNDHTEMDSGTYSALELSYNSLESDEMRALFLLFALPIGENIEYFLKVAMGLDILKHINVMDDARNRLYTIIKSLEARCLLLEVKTDGNIQMHDFVRDFAISVARRDKHVLLREQSDKEWPTKDFFKRCTQIILDRCDMHEILQTIDCPNIKLFTLFSKNQSLEIPDTFFKGMRSLRVLDLTYLNLSSLPTSFRLLTDLQTLFLDFCILENMDAIEALQNLEILRLGKSSMIKLPREIGKLTQLKMLDLSHSGIEVVPPNIISSLTKLEELYMGNTSFNWKDVNSTVQNENASLAELRKLTNLTALELQVRETWMLPRDLQLMFEKLERYKIAIGDVWDWFDIMDGTLKTLMLKLGTNIHLEHGIKTLIKCVENLYLDDVDGIQNVLYQLNGEGFPFLKHLHLQNNANLKHIVDSKERNQIHVSFPILETLVLFNLKNLEHVCHGQPSITSFGNLSVIKVKNCVQLKYLFSYEMVKELSHISKIEVSECNSMKEIVFGDNKSSANNDITDEKIEFLLLRSLTLEHLETLDNFASDYLTHHRSKEKYQGLEPYASTTPFFNAQVAFPNLDTLKLSSLLNLNQIWDDNHQSMCNLTSLIVDNCVGLKYLFPSTLVESFMNLKHLEISNCPMMEEIIAKKDRNNALKEDHFLKLEKIILKDMDNLKTIWHYQFKTLKMLQVNNCKKIVVVFPSSLQKTYIELEKLEVRNCALVEEIFELTLNENNNEDDTSHLKEVTLNGLWELKKIWSGDPEGILSFQNLINVQLDGCRSLEYLLPFSVATRCSHLKELLIQSCANMKEIVAEEKESSANAAPTFEFNQLSTLLLWNLHKLNGFYARNHTLLCPCLSKIHVADCTKLNLFRTLSTKKSNFQDDKHSVSTKQPLFIAEEVIPNLELLMMVQEDADMILQTQNSSVLFSKMTCIGLSSYDTEDASFPYWFLENVHTLEELIVERSCFKKIFCDKGEISEKTRTHIKTLTLSALPELQHICEEGFQIDQVLEFLECLNVFSCPSLTNLMPSSVTLNHLTQLEIIKCNGLKYIFTTPTARSLDKLTLLKIEDCNSLEEIITGVENVDIAFISLQILKLECLPRIIKFCSSKCFMKFPLLENVIVRECPRMKTFSTGSTSTPILQKVKIAENNPKWLWKGNLNDTIYNMFKDKVAFGSFKHFNLSEYPELKDLWYGQLEQNTFRSLKYLVVHKCDFLSYVLFQPNLLEVLMNLEELDVEDCNSLEAVFDLKGEFAEEIVERNSTQLKKLKLSNLPKLKHVWKEDPHYTMRFQNINDVYVKECESLISLFPLSVARDIMQLQSLKVSNCGIQEIVAKDEGTCEIVKFVFPHLTSITLEDLPKLKTFFVGAHSLQCKSLKTIKLFRCPRIDLFKEEPLRQQESSRNDELNISKYQPLFVIEEFLQQVLANVENLNLNSKDFGMILQSQYSGVQFNNIRHIAVCEFYNEESTFPYWFLKNVPNSESLLVQWSSFTDIFQGEQIIRTEKETQIRPQLKQLDLWHLSKLQCICKEGFQMDPVLHFLERLIVSKCSSLTKLVPSSVTFSYMTYLEVTNCNGLKNLITHSTAKSFIKLTTMKIKMCNWLEDIVNGKEDGTNEIAFCSLQYLELISLQRLCRFCSCPCPIKFPLLEVVVVKECPRMELFSLGVINTTSLQNVQTDDGNHWEGDLNVTVTKLFDDKVGFGSFKHLKLSEYPELKELWYGRLEYKAFRSLKYLVVHKCDFLSNVLLQPNLLEVLMNLEELEVEDCNSLEAVFDLRGESPKEVVVQNSSQLKKLKLSNLPKLKHVWKEDPHYTMRFQNLSDVSVVGCENLISLFPLSLAKDMMQLQCLLVSNCGIEEIVAKEEGTDEMVKFVFPHLTSIELNFLTKLKAFFVGVHSLQCKSLKMIKLFGCPKIELFKAEPLIHQESSTNDEVNISQYQPLFVIEEVLANVESLSLNNKDFRMILQSQFSGVQLNNMKHITVCGIYNDEANFPHWFLKNVPNSVSLLVEWCLFTEIFQGEQIIRTKKETQISPRFRELKLRNLTKLRCICKEGFQMDPVLQFLESIYVYQCSSLTNLVPPSVTFSYVTYLEVTNCHGLINLITHSTAKSLAKLTTMKIKMCNWLEDIVNGKDETNGIVFCSLQTLELISLQRLSRFCSCPCPIMFPLLEVVVIKECPRMELFSLGVANTENLHNVQTDEGNHWEGDVNRTVKKLFDDKVAFSKFKYLALSDYPELKDLWYGQLHHNVFCNLKHLVVERCDFLSHVLFPSNVMQVLQTLEELEVKDCDSLEAVFDVKGLKSQEIMIKRSTQLKSLTLSSLPKLKHVWNEDPHEIISFGNLCKVDVSMCQSLLYIFPYSLCLDLGHLEMLKLMSCEVNEIVAMEEAGSMEINFNFPQLKVMMLYHLTNLKSFYQGKHTLDCPSLKTLNVYCCEALRMFSFDNSDLQQPYSIDENQDMLVQQALFCIEKLSPNLEDLAVNGTDMLGILNGYCQENIFHEVKFLRLECFDETPTILLNDFHTIFPNLETFQVRNSSFETLFPTKVTTAYLSKQMLNQIRMLILFDLEKLKHVWQEDFPLDHPLLQHLENLYVVNCPSLISLVPSATSFTNLTYLEVDNCKELIYLITSSTAKSLVQLQTLKIKNCEKMLDVMKIDDEKAEENIIFENLEYLEFSSLSSLRSFCYGKQAFIFPSLYSFIVIGCSQMKIFSSALTVAPCVTKINMGEENMRWKGDLNTTIEQMFIEKEVPHSSQYVE
- the LOC25487592 gene encoding uncharacterized protein isoform X2, which gives rise to MEILTSVVAKIAEYTVEPIGRQASYLIFYKGYFKTLMENVESLQAARERMIHSVDRERGNGKEIEKDVLNWLEKVNGVIEKANGLQNDPRRANVRCSAWPFPNLILRHQLGRKARKITKDVVQVHGKGIFDQVGYLPPLDVVASSSTRDGEKYDTRELLKEDIVKALADLNSHNIGVYGLGGVGKTTLVEKVAQIAKEHKLFDKVVKAEVSKNPDIKRIQGEIADFLGLRFEEETILGRAQRLRQRIKLEKSILIILDNIWTILDLKTVGIPYSNEHNGCKLLMTCRNQEVLLQMDVPKDFTFKVELMSEKETWSLFQFMVGDAVKDSNLKDVPFQVAQKCAGLPLRVVTVACAMKYKKDVQSWKDALRKLQSNDHTEMDSGTYSALELSYNSLESDEMRALFLLFALPIGENIEYFLKVAMGLDILKHINVMDDARNRLYTIIKSLEARCLLLEVKTDGNIQMHDFVRDFAISVARRDKHVLLREQSDKEWPTKDFFKRCTQIILDRCDMHEILQTIDCPNIKLFTLFSKNQSLEIPDTFFKGMRSLRVLDLTYLNLSSLPTSFRLLTDLQTLFLDFCILENMDAIEALQNLEILRLGKSSMIKLPREIGKLTQLKMLDLSHSGIEVVPPNIISSLTKLEELYMGNTSFNWKDVNSTVQNENASLAELRKLTNLTALELQVRETWMLPRDLQLMFEKLERYKIAIGDVWDWFDIMDGTLKTLMLKLGTNIHLEHGIKTLIKCVENLYLDDVDGIQNVLYQLNGEGFPFLKHLHLQNNANLKHIVDSKERNQIHVSFPILETLVLFNLKNLEHVCHGQPSITSFGNLSVIKVKNCVQLKYLFSYEMVKELSHISKIEVSECNSMKEIVFGDNKSSANNDITDEKIEFLLLRSLTLEHLETLDNFASDYLTHHRSKEKYQGLEPYASTTPFFNAQVAFPNLDTLKLSSLLNLNQIWDDNHQSMCNLTSLIVDNCVGLKYLFPSTLVESFMNLKHLEISNCPMMEEIIAKKDRNNALKEDHFLKLEKIILKDMDNLKTIWHYQFKTLKMLQVNNCKKIVVVFPSSLQKTYIELEKLEVRNCALVEEIFELTLNENNNEDDTSHLKEVTLNGLWELKKIWSGDPEGILSFQNLINVQLDGCRSLEYLLPFSVATRCSHLKELLIQSCANMKEIVAEEKESSANAAPTFEFNQLSTLLLWNLHKLNGFYARNHTLLCPCLSKIHVADCTKLNLFRTLSTKKSNFQDDKHSVSTKQPLFIAEEVIPNLELLMMVQEDADMILQTQNSSVLFSKMTCIGLSSYDTEDASFPYWFLENVHTLEELIVERSCFKKIFCDKGEISEKTRTHIKTLTLSALPELQHICEEGFQIDQVLEFLECLNVFSCPSLTNLMPSSVTLNHLTQLEIIKCNGLKYIFTTPTARSLDKLTLLKIEDCNSLEEIITGVENVDIAFISLQILKLECLPRIIKFCSSKCFMKFPLLENVIVRECPRMKTFSTGSTSTPILQKVKIAENNPKWLWKGNLNDTIYNMFKDKVAFGSFKHFNLSEYPELKDLWYGQLEQNTFRSLKYLVVHKCDFLSYVLFQPNLLEVLMNLEELDVEDCNSLEAVFDLKGEFAEEIVERNSTQLKKLKLSNLPKLKHVWKEDPHYTMRFQNINDVYVKECESLISLFPLSVARDIMQLQSLKVSNCGIQEIVAKDEGTCEIVKFVFPHLTSITLEDLPKLKTFFVGAHSLQCKSLKTIKLFRCPRIDLFKEEPLRQQESSRNDELNISKYQPLFVIEEVLANVENLNLNSKDFGMILQSQYSGVQFNNIRHIAVCEFYNEESTFPYWFLKNVPNSESLLVQWSSFTDIFQGEQIIRTEKETQIRPQLKQLDLWHLSKLQCICKEGFQMDPVLHFLERLIVSKCSSLTKLVPSSVTFSYMTYLEVTNCNGLKNLITHSTAKSFIKLTTMKIKMCNWLEDIVNGKEDGTNEIAFCSLQYLELISLQRLCRFCSCPCPIKFPLLEVVVVKECPRMELFSLGVINTTSLQNVQTDDGNHWEGDLNVTVTKLFDDKVGFGSFKHLKLSEYPELKELWYGRLEYKAFRSLKYLVVHKCDFLSNVLLQPNLLEVLMNLEELEVEDCNSLEAVFDLRGESPKEVVVQNSSQLKKLKLSNLPKLKHVWKEDPHYTMRFQNLSDVSVVGCENLISLFPLSLAKDMMQLQCLLVSNCGIEEIVAKEEGTDEMVKFVFPHLTSIELNFLTKLKAFFVGVHSLQCKSLKMIKLFGCPKIELFKAEPLIHQESSTNDEVNISQYQPLFVIEEVLANVESLSLNNKDFRMILQSQFSGVQLNNMKHITVCGIYNDEANFPHWFLKNVPNSVSLLVEWCLFTEIFQGEQIIRTKKETQISPRFRELKLRNLTKLRCICKEGFQMDPVLQFLESIYVYQCSSLTNLVPPSVTFSYVTYLEVTNCHGLINLITHSTAKSLAKLTTMKIKMCNWLEDIVNGKDETNGIVFCSLQTLELISLQRLSRFCSCPCPIMFPLLEVVVIKECPRMELFSLGVANTENLHNVQTDEGNHWEGDVNRTVKKLFDDKVAFSKFKYLALSDYPELKDLWYGQLHHNVFCNLKHLVVERCDFLSHVLFPSNVMQVLQTLEELEVKDCDSLEAVFDVKGLKSQEIMIKRSTQLKSLTLSSLPKLKHVWNEDPHEIISFGNLCKVDVSMCQSLLYIFPYSLCLDLGHLEMLKLMSCEVNEIVAMEEAGSMEINFNFPQLKVMMLYHLTNLKSFYQGKHTLDCPSLKTLNVYCCEALRMFSFDNSDLQQPYSIDENQDMLVQQALFCIEKLSPNLEDLAVNGTDMLGILNGYCQENIFHEVKFLRLECFDETPTILLNDFHTIFPNLETFQVRNSSFETLFPTKVTTAYLSKQMLNQIRMLILFDLEKLKHVWQEDFPLDHPLLQHLENLYVVNCPSLISLVPSATSFTNLTYLEVDNCKELIYLITSSTAKSLVQLQTLKIKNCEKMLDVMKIDDEKAEENIIFENLEYLEFSSLSSLRSFCYGKQAFIFPSLYSFIVIGCSQMKIFSSALTVAPCVTKINMGEENMRWKGDLNTTIEQMFIEKEVPHSSQYVE